DNA from Chelonia mydas isolate rCheMyd1 chromosome 3, rCheMyd1.pri.v2, whole genome shotgun sequence:
accatggtggatggaataaggctgccctccccagaaaccttttacaaaggctttgggagtacatccaggagagccgtgaatgccagggcaaatttttcattcaacatgcttgcttttaaaccatgtatagtattttaaaaggtacactcaccagaggtcccttctctgacgggtaggtccgggaggcagccttgggtgggtttggggggtactagctccaggtccagggtgagaaacggTTCCTGGCTGTCTGGAAAACTGgcttctccgcttgcttgctgtgagctatttacaacctcatcatcatcatcttcttcatccccaaaacctgcctcCGTGTTGCcttcatctccattgaaggagtcaaacaacacggctggggtagtggtggctgaaccccctaaaatggcatgcagctcatcatagaagcagcatgttttgggctctgacccggagcggccgtttacctctctggttttctggtaggcttgcctcagctccttaagtttcacgcggcactgcttcgggtccctgtgatggcctctgtccttcatgccctgggagattttgaaaaatgttttggcatttcgaaaactggaacgtagttctgatagcatggattcctctcctcatacagcgatcagatcccgtacctcccattcggtccatgctggagctcttctgcgattctgggactccatcatggtcacctctcctgatgagctctgcatgtcacctctgctgatgagctctgcatggtcacctgcagcttgccacgctggccaaacaggaaattgaaattcaaaacttcgcgggccttttcctgtctatctggccagtgcatctgagttgagagtgctgtccagaacggtcacaatggagcactctgggatacctcacggaggccaatactgtctaattgtgtccacagtaccccaaatttgacccagcaaggccgatttcagcgctaatccccttgtcgggggtggagtaaggaaatcgattttaagagccctttaagtcgaaaaaaagggcttcgtcgtgtggacaggtgcagggttaaatcgatttaacgctgctaaattcgatctCAACTCCTAGTGTGGACCAGGGCTTACTGATGCTTTGTCACCTCCCTATCCTGCTCACGGCTCTGCTCCTACGTCTAATGGTGCCTTTAgcctgttcaccacagcatcacactggaagctcatgttgatgggcttctccactatggccccgaaaaccctttcagagtcactgtttcctgGACACACTTCCCCATTCTGGAGGTGTGACGGGCATGCCTTGTTGCTAGCTataggaccttgcatttggctctgcTCACATTTCTTTGCTTTGTATGGGTCCAGTTTACCAAATGAGCCAGATCCCTCTGTATCAttgccctctcctcatcagtaattACCACGCTGCCAGTATTTTGTCACCCACCAGTCTTCTCAGCAGGGATTGTATGTTTGCTCccaaatcactgataaaaattattttaaaaaattagtccttgagagcttcttcagagccttagtacccaggacctgctccccacagcacagtgagaaaaggccgtCCAGCTCTGCTGGTACATAGGGGAGAAGCACAGAACAAACACACCTTTAAGACCTGTGTTGTCCATTGGCTCTGAAAAACATGTGTGGGTCAGCAGCTTACAAATGCACTAcaggcctgtagtgtagacaggtccCAACGGCCTCTCGGTTTCCCACCCTCTAAAATGGGGAGAACCAACAAAACCTTGATTAGCTCTATTTGATagttggggaaaccgaggcacccaGCAGTGAAGAGACTCACTCCTAAGCCCAAATGCAGGAATAGAAAACGGCAGGTCTTCTGATAGCCAGTCCTGGGACCTAGCCCCGCTTATCCTGGCCTCGCTACTCTAACTTTGGTCACAGCCTCCTTGTCTTTTCCTCCATGTCCCTTAACCCCACGTCACTGCACAAGAAAGATTTTCTGTTAGCCAGCTGGCTCTAATGCACGTGGATGTCATTCCAAAAGACGTGGTCTTGCTCAGTCCCATGTTATGGTTGGCGGAAGGAACCACTTGGTGACATTCTAGGGCCTGAGTTATACAAGCCAAAGGATTTCCCCTTCCATTGTGTCGTCAGTAACTTTGAGAGGAAGAAGTTACTGTTAGCCCACAGGTTTCCAGTTTCAACCTGACCCAGGGAGACATGGCCAGGAAAGGGGTTGGAGCTCAACTGCACCTAGCCCAGGTTATGCAGCTCCCTTGGGTAAAGGGAATAATTTTTGGGGTCACGTGACAAGAAGCAGCATATGACTCGGACCCAGGCCCCCTGAGAGATATAAAGGCAGCCTGTtctcagccaggagagagaccccaaggGGCACAAGCATGGGAGGGGCTTGGATAGTCCTTGCAAGGTCAGGGACAAGCCGGGTAGGGGACAGGCTGAGCACTTACGACAAGACCCTAGGAGGGAACGACATGGTCGTTCAGGTGACGGGGCAGACAGTCTTCTTGGGTTAGGCTTccagggccagacacccacaggtGAAGGTGATTGTCAGGGCTCCTGGTCTTCTTCCCCAGGGTAGATTTGATAGGGGAGAAGACTGATGCCGTAAGGGGGAAATGAGTTAACTCCTAGGTCACCCAGTGAGTTTATATCACGAATGCATAACCGGAAGGAGCCAATAGAAACATAGACTGCCCACAGAGGGACAATGGAATGTCCCATGGAGGGAAGAGGCTCTCCCCGCCATTTGTTAACCTCGTGGGCTGTTCTCATGATCCCTTTCCTCCTTGGCTCTTTTGAAAGCAAGGTGCTCCTTGTTCCTCACTGCCCCTATCTCCAAAAGCTACTGCACGGTTCTCCTCATTCTGGCCCACTGCTGGCCACTTGTAGCACCCGCAGTCCCAGGCAGCAGGCTTGACACTGCAGGTCTGGAAGTGTCTTCCAATGGAATGAAATAGAGGATATTTTCATTATATTGCcatggggggaggaagaaagaataacccactttgttttctgtctggCCACAAGGCCATGATTTCCAACTTTATGGAATGGGTCGATATCACTCATAAAGTCTCAAGTACACTCCATCTCATTTCTGCCCTTGGAGGATTCACACATGCACACCCTATGCAGGTGTGTGAGTAACATTGGTATTGATTCAAAGTAAAATCAAAGAAATTAAGAGGCTGGATCTGGCTGATGCAAGGTAGGCTCAAGTCGTCTTTTGGGGACTTTTACCAGTACTGACTCTCACTTTGTTTCATGCTCCATCAAAAACTTCCAAACATCACCTTCCGGGAGCAGAACAAAATCAGGACCCAAAATAATATACTTTTGGTTACAATGCAGCGTTCTGCAGCCAGCAGAGTGGATTCTCACCAACGCTCCTCCCGAACCCAGCAAAAGAAAAGCCCAGACAACACAGGGCAAAAAGAATGCCTGCTGCACGAAGCGTCGTCTAAAGTCGCCTTCCAAGGAGTTAAAGAGAAGCTAGGATAAAAAAGGATTCAAAATTCACATTGTCACTGCTTGATGAGATAATAATTCGCTACCCAAAATATGCATCTGCAGCATTAGATCCGCATCTCCAAGATAACAAAAAGCTCTCCTTGGAAAAATATTCCCTCAGGCCTGCTAGGCCTGTTAGCCATTAACAGTATGAAAAGCTGTATCtccaagattttttcccctctgtgtggACTTGTGATGGGGAATACAAACCCCACATTCGGGaagaaggggttaagaagctgctctggcctcagccagcccagctccatcaCATCTGCATGGGGTGCACAGACTGGACGAGGACTTGTGGACAGACCAGGCAAGAGGAAGGACCTCTACCTTGAAGGCCCTGAAGGAAGGCAGGATCTCTCCCTCAGCAACTGCCTGAGGGAAGGGACGACCTGCTCCTCTTGCACCAGGGTttagtgttctgtcccatccacgaggcagccactgcagaggacccagccaccccaccccatgccccactccctgagctgtcTCGTGCCCTGGCAGAGTGTCCTTACCTCCCCGACCCTGGCTGTGTTCCTGTAGCCCAGAagcctgctgtcctggtgccagtcccAGCACCACAGGTCTTCAGCCTCATGGATGGTCAGCCCCGGGAAAGAGACACACACCCACATTTGTCATTCTGGTTGCAGTGcttgtgtccttccaatcccattggtggctgcacagtgggcaGAGTCCTCGCTGCGTGCCTGGCCCAACAGAATTGCAGGGGGTGGTGAAGAACGGAGATACAGAGAGACTCAACCTCCAGCcggggtcagtctgagagaaacTGGCTGAGGTCCCAGGCTCAATCTTCTATGGGGTGTCttttcccagctgggttccttacccctctggtaCAGCAGCATCTGGTAGAGCCGGTAAACTCCCTCCTGGCCTGCCGGCTCATGTCCTTGGCTGGGTCACTGATGAACAGAGCCAGCTCTgccacatggtgacccatcctggggaattctgctgcgttctaatggaagggagagggagaggggactccatcagcattttcctgtcagctcccagtccccactgggccaggactctccttcccctcagcccctctgcaggagatgctggagaATAGAAGCTAGAGCTACACCCTTAATTTCCTCCGCTCCCAAGggagcctggagcacagggatgTGGGCAGGGCCCTCCATGAGGACTTGCTTCCTCAGCTGCTCCAGGATGACACGAAGGCATGAGCCTGGAGCATGGTCCCCTTAAAAGCCCAGAGTCACCACttaaccaggacaagaagaacttgactcaagccaagctcattctctgctctcactctgcctccccaagaggaacactcctaacccacagcccctgcagcaccAGATCCTACAGCCAGTTGGAGCCAGCCCACCTATGCCTGGAGTCAGGAAGCTGGGGTCACAGGTCACTTACATCTaactcagggagggtgatggtgaATCTGAGGAGGGCCGTGCTGCTCCTAatagccctggctctctcctgcGACACCCTGGACATGATCCAGTAGTTCATGGGCTGcggggaaaggaggcagctcaggATCAATGGGCAGGTGCACGTATTGTGCAAATGAGACCCCCGCGTCCCGCATCCCCAGAGGGCTGAGACATTGTGCGCAGGGTGGAATATCTAATTCTTTGATCGCAGGGCTTTAGAAAGGGATTGTTGCCCCCAGGACTATGCTTGTATCCTGCAGGTCACAACTTGTCATTGTCTCTCTAGATTGGAAGAATGTCTGGTGtcggggctggtcccatcctccctAAACTCTCTCCCTGGCTCTCAAATCCTTGGTTGCGTGAAGGGACTGAGTGTgagcacaatccccccaggaatctCAGGGTCCGTTGGAGAGAAGGGCTGATTCTCTggggtcctcctgtttctctaggaaggagcCCATCACTCTTCTCTGAGGACCAGCTTCTGGATCTCATAGGAGgggttcagactctcactccccaagccAGCCACGGGCCCTGTGGTTATTGCgcaacagaaccaggcagagctctggcttgaactcccagctccttccttAGTCCATCAAGGAGGaagggcctgacactgcattgcactgactgccctgaccaaggacagaccACTGGgggcccagctaggaggacaCACTGGAGAATGGATCGAAGAGTTAAGGTAAAATTGCCCTCACCCCTCTCATcgggctcacctccaagatgtcgTGGAGCCTGTCGCTGTCTGGGGACTCTaccagcaggttccccagcatggcatccatgAGGTTTGGCAAGACCCTATGCAGATCCTGTAAAGCAAGGGAGAGCCATGGCTCAGAGCTAGGGAaactggggctacacctgccacaggatggaAGGAAGGGTCTCTGGGAAGCGCTGGTGAGACCCCCAAAACACATATCCTGGCCTCCCtcattcacatcccactgcaggcaattagcCAGGATCCATGGCAGGATGACAGCAGGCTCTTCAATCCATGACTTAAGCATGATCTACCTGGACTTGGGTGGTGTCCTTCTCCATGCCCAAGGTGAAGACGGCATGCAGGGCAGCTCGAAGGAGGTGGGTCTCTagctctggctccagggcagctgtcatggtgctggcaagagagaggagctggtattAGACTGGGCAGTGCAGAGGTGGCACTGGCACCAACCCGGacgtgaaactgcagggaaatagCCACATGTTGACGAGAATGGAAACTGAAGACACCGAGCcagggaatgacaaggccaaggtttagcagacagacagtggcagggtAAGAATAGAGCctgttccctggaccctgctgcctcctcctctaTCTGATCCTGGGAGTGAGCCTCTCCCCAAAGTCATTGCAAAGTAACTGGAGTGAAAAGAACGGCCCAGCCAGGAGAGAGTGAACCTTCCCAGCACCTCTGCCACAGGAGTCACCCTTGGGAGGTGaccggggagtgggaggggcagtgactcCCAGCCGTAGGCCTCAACAGCACCGGGATTCGGGGAACCGGGGGGAGGGTCTCGGTACCTGAGGTTGCCCACAGAAATCAGGGAGTTAGCAAGGATGGCGCTCGGTGGAGAGATATCGGGCAGCTCCtcaatgagctcctgtgagacccagaggagagaaaggagcaTGAGATTTGGGCCTGACTAACGCTTCTCAGTGAGGAGATGacacagccagcaccccacacagctAGCAAgatccccccacctgcctcctgctcctccgaTTCCTATGCAGTAGTGATCTCAGAATTtctcccatctcttctccccagtCTTCAGGCCCAGCAATCCCTGGCCTCAGTTGCCCCTCCAGAACCAACCATGTCCCATCCATTAGGCTGGGgtgacccctgcccctcccatatctctgtcctccctccagcgGCTGGGCACCTTGTATCACTCACCACAATAATCTCTACAACAGCCGTCTGGCAGCAGTGCGGCTTCAATGTGTCCTgctctctctgctgtgcagcgagACACGCAGGGTGGATGGCATGCAGGAACATGAACTcctgggcctcatcctgcacccaccaggagtggggttaggggagagagagccagtttgccagggacctccctgccccacgcACACCTGCTGCAGTACTCAGACCTGAATGGGGGGTAGTCCAAATCACCCACGACTCCTACacaagcagggtcaggaactgggacagtgcctgTTGGGGGAGGAGACCCCGGCTGGTGTGTGACAAACACCCCAATCGTGGGGGTCCCAGATGATGCTGGAGAAAAGTCCCCGTTAGGGCTGGTGGATCATCAGCGACAAGACGCTCTGCAGGGAGTCAgggtgctgggaaggggcaggacaatctcagttccagcacagctggggaatgTTTCCACCTTTTCTTGGCCTTGGAACTGCTCTTGGGTGTTCTTGACAGCAGCCTCCTCCATGGCCACGTCCACCCATTCCTTCTCCTCATACTCTGAGTCCCTGgcggtccctgcaccagggagagaaggagacaggGTAACTCCTGTTCCACTCGGAGGAAGGACAGGGTCATGGTGGGGCAACgtgccccctctccacctctaGGACTCGGGGGGCATCAGGCCCCACACTCCCACCTCTcagtgatgccttcagcccccaactccttcaggaGCCCAAAGCAAAGAGAGCCCCCGAGACTGTCCTGGACTTCCTGCGTGGTGCTTCATCTGCCCCGACCTGGAGCAtcaaggaccaaagtggcagcatctagtATCAGTGGGATTATGTGGCTCAGGCCTGACACCTCGGCTGGGGATCCGCCCCCACAGTACTGGTCGACTGCCTGGGCCCAGGGTGGCTACTCACagtcccctcctcaccccttcctgagcccagcctggcttctcacctggaacaaagcagcagcGCCCCTCCCTGagtcccaggagctgctgctgtctcaTGGGGAGCGGGCCGAGTTACTGGTGCTGGGACAGAGACCCTTCACCTTCTGCCCTGGGGAAACTGGAATGTCCTCAGTGACCgggcagggcgatgcctcctcctgggaatcagggctgggctcgTGGGACCtgtgcttcccacacaacaagccccagagccacccagcccggctcccctcctggGTTgagtcctgcctgcccagccgcATCATGGGACAGCTCCATTTCAGCCTGCCTGGTGCCTCTCCCACCTTGCCGCCTGCGCTGGGAGCGGGTTTCCTCTGCCAGAAAGCTGGGCGCTTCCACCTCCTGGCTCGGCCGGGAACTCCTTCCCCGCCAGAGGGGACAAAGGGACCGCTCTGCTCCTgaggaagatggcagctgcttccctcaggctctggggccacctgcagagccttcttcctcaacatcctcaggagcctggccatcctggaaccgagcgAGGAGCAGCCGTGAGTCTGGGACCAAAGCAGCCTCTCACTAACCAGCCTTTTTGGTCCCTCCCCATCCTtgtccctgccagagcagctcctccttcccacacaggggtgcagggagtgcaatctaCACACACTGCCACGAATTCATTGCATcatctgctcccaacgttcccctTCATCATTCCTGCTGCTGCAATACCTGGggagtctcctccttttccagcactggagtcagtcacaaagaccacctgtcactttggatgagcagctccctcctgccgtCCCAGGCCACACTCCCTGCCCGGGCTacagaaggaacagaatccaggagtccagacttctcctgggaaaccatttcCCACGTCAAAGTTCCTAGGCATAACAAGCCCTGGGTCCCCTTGTTTCCAACTGATTTCCATGCTCAGAAggtcacagggtctggcccagctcagagactctcagcctggggaactctctcccacaagggaagggctgggagccccattgctgggatctttccaaacacactggagacagctctggagaagcccctcccTGGACTGAGAGCGAAGGACTCCTGGAGTCGGTTCGCAAATCCGATCTCCTTTAggagagattctctcccctctttctgcctctccccagacagacaggggacgccacagaggaaccctaatgccactcgcttgctctaggtgatggagAGATGGATGGCAGATGTTCAGGGTGGCCAGCTTTCGCTCgccctcctcctcattctccaaGCTCAAGGCAGGCTGGAAAGGGTGGTGACCTGAGGAATTACCCTGCCGAGCCaccaggcagggtgatgacactgggtgatcgactggctgtgaaaacaagaatctgtcttattgccaagggatggagtaactcagccagcagcagggggagcagaacactgccctagtgccggggggtgggaggaactgcgcctcccagctcctgacatcccagcactaTACACACCTTCATGGAGCCTGCTGCTCTtatcaatttcaaaataataaaatacaaataaaatagaatatttcagctcttCCATTAGGTCATAATCTGATCTGAGTAAATGTGATAGGACACCTCTTATTATCTCCTGCTCCAAGTGATactctccaatggatccccatcctccCCGCACCGTGAGGTAGGTGGGAGCGGATTGTTAtccctacttgaaagagggagaagctaagactgagaaaggagaattgacttgtcttaggtcacacagccagtcagtggcagagttgggaataggacccaagagcCCAGACTTTCAGACTAACCATCgcatcttgaatttcatacattgaatgacctgaataaagaaaaggagtacttgtggcaccttagagactaaccaatttatttgagcatgagctttcgtgagctacagcatctgatgaagtcagctgtagctcacgaaagcttatgctcaaataaattggttagtctctgaggtgccacatgtactccttttctttttgcgaatacagactaacatggctgttactctgagacctgaATAAAGTGTTATCAAATGAACAACCACAGTTCAAAGTAATTATTCACaaagtattttagaagaactggaatgttagagagaatcatgaactgctcagagacaattaatgcagagaagcagcaaaatttgtcAGCCATTTGACTGGTTAGGTCTTAtttacttggtcttaaaagagaccAACAAGGACCTGAGTCAACTCCCTGTTAATAATCCCCTGCTCAGCCTATCAGGGTAGAGGGGTGGGAGGCTGCAggttctcaccagagagcccaaaggatggcccCAGTCACCAGTGGGGATAACTGTCCGAGCACTATTTCAGTCCCACATTTTTGGGGGACATCccacaatgggaactgcagagcaccccccgacacacacagacacacacacacacctctcctggTGGTCGGATGGGGAACAGGGGTAAGGAAAAAAGAagtaagagatgaagagaaaggagggagggatggaggaaaaggtaaaACCAAAAGGACACACCCTAAtctccccagtgattctaagggacaaaatcctaGGTGTTTGGCCgaaaattctgccaccttaaaCTAGTGTTTTCCATGCCTAGATTTCAGCTGGCACgagatggatcagactgaacaggttccaaacctctcagaggctcttaccttctcaagAGGAACATCTGTTTTCTCGTAAAAtctgtaaaaggaaaggaggaaactcCAAGGGGATTCCTCCTCGCGCTCACGAACGTAaaccctaatactctctcagtcctcaaagagagacctTGAGAAGGAAtcttgctgaagcaaagccacggGGATCTCTTGACGTttccctggccctgtgcccctGTCCTgtctggctgatgtcagcatctctctgtgaggtcaccacctccccatcacctttgaccaataggctgagctcctgcaaaaggcctttctGATCTCACTGCCACAACCACCCGTCCCCTGCACAGCTAATGTCCTGACGTTGGCCAGACACTTTGGAGGTTTGAATTACTCcctgtggatcaccccactcaatgagGGTTCATTCTGGGAAGCAAGCCGGctagacagtaaaacatcagaggctgctcccaatgctacactcagtttttcagaaattaggAGACTGTAtggccagaagaggccattacagcatctcatctgaccccctgcatatcacaggcatCCTGTAGACCACAATAGCTCCTGTcggggcaaacacattccagaaaggcatctagtcttcattaaacgacatcaagagatggagaatccaccactttccttggtagctagttcctgtggtgaatcatcctcgctgttgaatatttgtttctcatttgaaatatgaatttctctcttttcaccttccagccattgggtcttatGATGCCGTGCTCTGTTAGATTAACGAGCCCCTTCATacccaatattttctctccattaaggcacTTCAACACTTCAGTGAAGTCGACTCTCAATCTTCTTTCAATAagctaaacaggttgagctctttcaatagctcacgagaaggcatttttctccagcccgcagaacatttggtggctctttgctgccccagctccaatctctcaacatctttttcaaatgaggacaccAAAACCGGATGCCGTATTCCAATCTCAGTCTCACTGatgctgtgtcacctccctatCCTACTCACCGCTCTGCTCCTATGTCTAATGATGGCTTTAGtcctgttcaccacagcatcacactgggagctcatgttgacgagcttctccactatggccccaaaaaccctttcagagtcactgctttcctggacaCACTTCCCCTTTCTGGAGGTGTGACCGGCATGCCCTGTTGCTAGCTataggaccttgcatttggctctggtcaaatttctttgctttaaaTGGGTCCAGTTTGCCAAATGAGCCAGATCCctctgtatcactgccctctcctcatcagtaattACCACGCTGCCAGTATTTTGTCACCCATCAGTATTATCAGCAGGGATTGTATGTTTGCTCctaaatcactgataaaaattattttaaaaattactccttgagagcttcttcagaggcttagtacccaggacctgctccccacagcacagtgagaaaaggaccactgccccttccctttctctgtcctccctccagTGGCTGGGCGCTGTGTCTCACTCACCGTaatcctctccaccacagccgccttgcagcagtGCGGCTCCAATGTGTCCtgtcctctctgctgtgcagcgagACACGCAGGGTGGATAGCATATAGGAACATGAGTTGCTgggcctcctcctgcacccaccaggagtggggttaggggagaAAGAACCATTTAGCCAGGGAACTCCCTGCTCCACTcacaccagctgcaggactcaggcCTGAATGGGGGATAGTGGGCACACGGCCATTGTCCAAAACACCCACAGCTCCTATGCAAAcagggtcaggaactgggacagtgcaTGTTGCGGGAAAAGACTCTGGCTGGTCTCTGACAAACACCCCTATTTTGGGGGTCCACGATCATAGTGGAGAAAAGTCCCTGTTAGAGCTGGTGGATCATCAGAGACAAGACCCTCTGCAGGGGGTCAGAgtgctgggaagaggcaggacaatctcagtcccagcacagctggggaaggtTTCTACCTTTTCTCAGCCTTGGAACTG
Protein-coding regions in this window:
- the LOC122465235 gene encoding maestro heat-like repeat-containing protein family member 7 isoform X3, with protein sequence MLLSLLWVSQELIEELPDISPPSAILANSLISVGNLSTMTAALEPELETHLLRAALHAVFTLGMEKDTTQVQDLHRVLPNLMDAMLGNLLVESPDSDRLHDILEPMNYWIMSRVSQERARAIRSSTALLRFTITLPELDNAAEFPRMGHHVAELALFISDPAKDMSRQARREFTGSTRCCCTRGARSEDSAHCAATNGIGRTQALQPE
- the LOC122465235 gene encoding uncharacterized protein LOC122465235 isoform X2: MLRKKALQVAPEPEGSSCHLPQEQSGPFVPSGGEGVPGRARRWKRPAFWQRKPAPSAGGKGPPGTQSMRRRNGWTWPWRRLLSRTPKSSSKAKKSTMTAALEPELETHLLRAALHAVFTLGMEKDTTQVQDLHRVLPNLMDAMLGNLLVESPDSDRLHDILENAAEFPRMGHHVAELALFISDPAKDMSRQARREFTGSTRCCCTRGARSEDSAHCAATNGIGRTQALQPE
- the LOC122465235 gene encoding maestro heat-like repeat-containing protein family member 7 isoform X1, which encodes MLRKKALQVAPEPEGSSCHLPQEQSGPFVPSGGEGVPGRARRWKRPAFWQRKPAPSAGGKGPPGTQSMRRRNGWTWPWRRLLSRTPKSSSKAKKSTMTAALEPELETHLLRAALHAVFTLGMEKDTTQVQDLHRVLPNLMDAMLGNLLVESPDSDRLHDILEPMNYWIMSRVSQERARAIRSSTALLRFTITLPELDNAAEFPRMGHHVAELALFISDPAKDMSRQARREFTGSTRCCCTRGARSEDSAHCAATNGIGRTQALQPE